The region TACAGGCATAAAAAATGCCTAGTACTTTCGGTACTAGGCACTGTTTAATACTGCAAATACTGTATACGTTATGCTTTCCTGCTCTTTTCTGCAGCTTCGCATGCTGCTGCAGTAAATATTACATCCGTTGAGCTATTCAAACCTGTTTCGGCTGAATCTTGAATAACACCGATGATAAACCCAACGGCAACCACTTGCATCGCAATATCATTGGAGATCCCGAACAAGCTACACGCTAATGGGATCAACAAAAGAGATCCGCCAGCGACACCAGATGCTCCACAAGCAGAGACTGCTGCAACAACACTCAGCAGTATCGCCGTAAAAATATCAATCTCTATCCCCATGGTATTCACAGCAGCAAGCGTCAATACAGTAATGGTGATCGCTGCCCCCGCCATATTAATGGTCGCACCCAGTGGAATGGATACTGAATAAGTATCTTCATGCAACTTAAGTTTTTCACACAATGCCATGTTTACTGGAATATTCGCTGCACTAGAACGAGTAAAGAAAGCTGTAATGCCGCTTTCACGGATACAAGTAAGCACTAAAGGATAAGGGTTACGTCTAATTTTAGCATAAACAATCAATGGGTTAACAACAAGAGCAATGATTAGCATGGCCCCGAGCAACACAGCCAAAAGTTGTCCATAACCCGCAATGGCCGCAAAACCCGTTTTCGCAAATGTCGATGCCACTAAGCCGAAAATACCAATAGGGGCTAAACGAATAATGAAACGCACTATCTGCGAAATCCCATGACTCACATCACTAAACACTTGTTTTGTTGTGTCACTGGCGTGATGCAGCGCTAAACCTAAGCCCACAGCCCACGCTAAAATACCAATATAATTCCCTGTCATTAAAGCATTAACGGGATTATCGACAAGTTTGAAAAGTAACGTATTAAGTACTTCTGCGATCCCCTCTGGAGGTGTAGCGCCTTCAGCTCCTGTCGCCAAAACTAAGGTAACCGGAAAAGCAAAGCTGAGCAGTACGGCTACAAGTGCCGCAGCGAATGTACCAAACAAATAAAGCACCACAATTGGACGCATATTGGTCTTAGCATTTTTTTTCTGATTCGCGATTGATGCTGCGACGAGAACAAAGACCAAAATAGGGGCTACTGCCTTTAAGGCGCTAACAAATAAATCACCTAAAAATGCGACGCTTTCGGCAGCACCTTCTGACAAACTGGCTACAACAATGCCAGAAATAATCCCAAATAGGATCTGTAGCACTAAGCTACCATTAGCCACTCTGGCTAACAAAGATTGGTTTTTTTTCATGGAATGACCTGTCACTTTTATATTTATGATTGCTAACAGTCACACTCTATGATTAGAGTGATTACGCTAACCTAGTAGATTAATTTCTTAACAATCACTTGTAACTAAACAGGCATCAAATGTCCAGTATTACGGTGAAAACAACGCTAATCTTTACCTAAATAAAACATTATTCAAACCTTTAACTAACTTTTTTCTTTGCTCTCAGCCCCTCGTAGCATTGCGCTAATCAGCTCATGAGCATCAAACTTCTCTAATGCTTCATTTGCACCAACCTGCTGAGCTTGACTCCCACTAATGGCACTCGATAAAGAAGTATGTAATATAATGTACGTTGAAGACAATGCTGGGGTGTCTTTTACCTCAAATGACAGTTCATAGCCATCTAAACCAGGCATCTCTACATCACTCACTAGGATATCAATCGGTTCATTATTTTCCGCTGCAGCTTTCATTATCGCCAATGCATCGTGACCATCAGAGGTCACTTGATAAGGAATACTGATACTATCAAGTGCATCTGATAGTTGTTTACGTGCCATTTTTGAATCATCGACTAAGAGTATCTTTAATGGCTTGAGCTTCTCGCGCTGCATATCGGTTAAAATTGCACGACTTGTTTCACGACTCGCTGGAAATATTTTTGACAGTAACAACTCAACATCAAGAAGTTGAACTAATTCATCTCCAAGACGTGTCACACCAGTCAGGTAGGCGTTCGAACCTAAGTTATTTGGCGGAGATTCAATGTCTCTCCAATTACACTCTACAATCTTATCAATAGCCCTTACTAGAAAACCTATCACCATGCGTTGGCAATCGGTGACCATAATAAAACTTCGAGCCAATTCTTCCTTATCAAGCTTCTGATAACCTACGGCTGCCGCCATATCAATGACAGGGATTATATTTCCCCGAACATTCGCTGTGCCTAAAATGGTTGGGTGAGAATGAGGGATCGCATTCAAAGGAATATAAGGGACAAGTTCACGAACTTTTAAGGTCCCCATTGCAAACAGCTGCTTTGGAGACAATCGAAAAAGTAACAACCCTTGAGACTGGGTAGCCTTATTCTTCATTAAAATACCAACATGTTATGCTAATCAATATTAGAAGTATAACCTTAAAATAATGAAAAAATATGTCGATATTAAAAAGAAGATTTAATATCGTTTATTATTGATTTAAAGAGAATTACAGCATGAAGTCCTCCTATTACATTTAACTGTAATAGGGGCACGCGATATGACCCCTAATTAGGCCTCAAATCATATTACAAAAGATAATAAACTTATCCCTGAAGTGCATAGAGCACATCAAAAGCAAACTGATCCCAACCTTCAGCGCTGAATGCAATATCTCTCACCGCTCTAACTTGACTCACCGCATGTAATGGTGCGGCGCCATTTTCCATTAAATAATAAGCCATCAAAAGAGCCGTCCTATCCTTGCCTGAACGACAATGGATCAACACAGGTAACGCTTTCGCTTCACAATCACGAATAAAGGCGAGTGCCTTTGGCAATTGTTCAACACATATAGCCAAATCATCTTCTTTTGGCGGAATATTACTGGAAAAAGGAATACATGCATAAACCAGCTGAGCAGCCTCGATTGCGGCTAAATCACAATCTTCACCGCCATTAACCGACAGTAAAGCCCCAATGCCTGAACGTTTAATTTCATTCAGATCCCACAGTTCCTTGTTTGGTCCACTACGACCGGCAATTTTGTTTTCCATTAACCAGAATAGATGCTGCATTATATCTACCTATTTGACACATTAATTAAAATAATTGAAACCTATACCTAAGCCACTTCAAGATGCTCGTTAACCCCCCTAAACTCTGTCACTTCTCGACAAGCTGAATCCTGCATCTTGTGGTCGTTTGGGTATATAAGTTAACAACAGCTGCTGATCACGGTTTTTTACCCCACAAATCTGCATTCGCTTTAGGCAATTTTTTACGTTTTTTCTTTCCCATGCCTTCAGGTGCCGCCATTGATTTACTCTCCCTTGATGGGCAATCCACAGGCGCCTCTGCGTCGGCTTCAAAACCGAGCACTTGTTCACGTTCGAGCGTGAACTTATTCTTTTTCTCAATCAGGTTAAAATGTTGATATTCGTCATGAGAAATCAAAGATAATGCTAAACCCGCTTCACCAGCCCGCCCACTACGGCCAATACGGTGCATATAATCTACTGGGCTTCTCGGTAACTCATAGTTAATGACCACTGGAAGCTTGTCGATATCAATACCGCGAGCTGCAATATCCGTCGCGATGAGCACGCTTATCTCACCATTTTTAAATCCATCGAGAACACGATTTCTAGCCCCCTGAGCTTTATCACCATGAAAAACCTGTGCACTCACTCCTGCTTTAGCTAATTTTTGTTCAAGACGGTTACACGTATTCTTAGCACTGGCAAACACCAATACTTGGCGCCAATGTTGCTCTTTTATCAAATGTGCTAATAACGCTGTTTTACGATTTTTATTAACCGTGTAAACTTGTTGATGTAGAGTACTCTGCTCTTGACTTTGCAGGAGAACCTCTACCGGAGTGGTTAACAGTGCGTCGGTAAGCGCCTTTACCTCTTCAGGAAATGTCGCTGAAAATAGCAAAGTTTGTTTAGATTTGGGTAATAACGCTAAGATTTCACCTAACTCATCAGTAAACCCTAGGCTTAACATGCGATCGGCTTCATCAAGAACCAAATGAGACACCTGCGACAGTGTTATCGCATTGCTCGACAACAGGTCCAATAAACGTCCTGGCGTCGCCACAAGCACGTCAGCACCACCTCGCAGTGCTAACATTTGTGTGTTCGCTGATACACCACCAAACACAGCTTCAACTTTCACTCTCGGCATTAACCCTTGAGCATAACGTTTAAAGCTAGCTGCGATCTGCTGTGCTAATTCTCGAGTCGGCACCAATACTAACGCCCGCACGACATTACCTTTTGAAGTCGACTGGGGATGCATATGTAAAGACTGTAAAAGCGGTAATGCAAACGCAGCCGTTTTACCCGAACCCGTATTTGCACCAGCGAGGAGATCGCCTCCTTTTAACACAAGAGGGATGCATTCAGACTGGATAGGCGTGGGGATTAAGTATTCAAGTTCAGTGACCCGCTTAAGGAGCTCTGGAATGAGTCCTAATGTATCAAAGCGTGCGCTGTTTATTGTTTCACAAGAAAGTGCGTGGGTCATAAATTCGAAAAATTACCGTTAAAAAAATATAGCCATATTCTACGCTAGTTGTATCGCCCTTGCGAGTTTTGCTCATATGATCAACATAAACCATAAGCTCATAAAAGTCAGACATCATCAATCACATGACAGATCACTCTCATGACACGAGTCTACGCAATAGCGCTATTTTCATATTCTAAGGTCAGTAAACGCTGTTTCATGCTTAAGCCATAAGCATAACCTGTTAGCTGTCCATTTTTGCCAATAACCCGATGACAAGGTACAATAATCGCTATTGGATTGGCACCATTCGCTGCACCGACGGCCCTCACCGCTTTAGGACGACCAATCTGCTGAGCAATATCCCCATAACTGCAAGTGCTTCCATAAGTTAACTCAATCAAAGCTTGCCACACTTGAATTTGAAATACGGTTCCTCTCGGAGCTAATGGTACTGTAAATGAATCGCGGCTCCCTGAGAAATACTCCGCTAATTCCTGTTCAAGCAGTGCTAAATGTAACTGAGCCGCTTCACACTCAACCCCGCTTGCATTCCCTAATAATTGCGCGCCTTCTTTGGCAACGCCAAGATGACTGATCCCATACTGGCTCGCTTTAACATGCAGCACACCAACGGGACTCTGGATCCATTTATCTGCTACCGGATTAAGTAAATTCTTATCGGAAACATCCATGAAATATCCCATTGACTTAGACGTTAATGTACCGTGAGGTTGAATTATCTTGTTCATGCTAAATTCCATAATTGAAACGTTAAATAACTTCCCCAGGGAGAAATGCTTTCCTGTAATTTTGCCGTTAGCTCCTGATAATCAATGTCTATTGGTATTGCTTGTGCAACATTGATATCCAAACCGCGTAGCTCTTCGCATCGCATCAGCAACTTCTTTTTAACGATTAAATCAGAACAGAGCAAAATATTAGGCTCACTGAGTCCTCGCATTTTTGCGTAAGCCACAGTCCATGCCCCAATCCCTTTTATATTAAGCCAATCATCAACCGAAGCATCTGGATGCTCGCTGACAAATAACCCAAACGCATTCAGCGCTGCCTTTCTCGCTCCAGGCATTTTTAGTTCAGCTAAACTTGCTGTCGCCACCCTTGCTGGAGTGGGAAATAATAATACAGTTTTATCGCAAATTGTCAGTTGCTCACCATTAGCCTTTACCATTTTATTCAATAACTTAGTTGCTTGGGTAACACTAACCTGCTGACCAAGAATAGCTCGACATCCGGCTTCAAATACTGACCATGTTCCGGGTAATCTCAATCCCTCCTCCATTTCATTATGAATAAGATCAATAGATAATAGACTTGTGTGGATCTGAGCCATATCTGCATCGACATCCAGCACTCGCTTAATCTCAATAACCACTTCCTTTAACACTGATAAAGCCTGGGGATCTGCTAGGTAAATGGTGATAGTAAACCTATGTTTATCTTCAATATGCTCCGCTTCAAAAAAACCTTTAACACGACCAAGTTGAAAACTACGGCAATAACTCTGATCACCCTGAGCCCATTCCATTCCTTCAACCATTCGTAAGCGATAAAAAGCCAATTGTTTACACCAATTTAAGGGAGGTCTGTAGGATAATTGTATCGATAAACGTATGCCACGGCTGTCATCTTTATCTTGACTGTTACTTGTCTTGTGACTCTTACGTAAAGCTGAAGGCGTTAAACCTAACGTTTGTTGAAAAACTTCATTAAAACGTCTAATACTATTAAAACCAGCAGCAAGTCCAACTTGAGTCATGGATAAATCAGTCTGATGCAATAGTTGCTTAGCAAACATAAGCTGATGAAACTGAGCATATTTTTTAGGTGATGTACCCACTTTATTTAAAAAAAGCTTTCTTAAATAACGACTCGTGATCCCCAACTTTTCGGCTAAAGACGCCAAAGAGCCCCCGTTCTCATCAAAAAGAAATCCCCCATCAATTAATGATACAGCGCGATCAACCGTGGTTTGTGTGCCATTCCAAGCACATGACCCTGGGGCACTCTCTGGTCGACAACGTAAACATGGCCTTAGTCCAGCATTGATTGCCGCGATGGCCGTTGAAAAGTAACGAACATTTTCCTCTTTGGGTGGAGTGGCCGGGCAAATTGAGCGACAAAAAATGCCCGTGGTGATCACCCCAATAAAAAATACACCATCAAAACGTGGATCTCTGGCCAATCTTGCCCTGCGGTAAGATTCATTTGATAACGCTATCACAGGTTTTGAACACATGAGTGCACCTTAATATTACATCGTGGTCATCACTTTACTCATGTTAACCCTATCGAACTAGCGGAAAACGGAACTTAATTTTAAATAACAACCTAAGATCATATTTTTATTTACGGTATGCTAGTTATTTCCCCTTATTTCATTAATATAGACTCAAGCCACTTGAATATAGCCATATAAATAGAGTACTTAAATGTTCAAAAAATTTGAATCATGGATTGATCCCCTGTCCTCACAAACACCTGAACAACCACCCACAGGGATATATGCCTTTTGCCGTTTTTATACTAGAGGATTTGAGCGCCCACTCATACTAATGTCGATCATTACTGCCCTCTTGGCTGTTTTAGAAGTGTCACTATTTGCCTTTATGGGTCAACTTGTCGATTTATTAATTGCTAGCAATCCTGATACTCTATTTGAAAAGGAAGGAGCAAGGCTCATTGGGATGACGATTCTAGTCTTGTTCATTATTCCAACACTGGTATTACTTCACGCACTCATTGTCTATCAAGGTTTGTTAGGTAATTACCCTATGTCTATTCGTTGGTTAGCTCATCGATACTTATTAAAACAAAGTGTCTCATTTTACCAAAATGATTTTGCTGGGCGTATCGCTACCAAGGTCATGCAAACATCCATTGCTGTACGTGAAGCAGTCACTAAAATACTCGATGTTCTTGTCTACATTTTAGTGTATTTCATCACAATGCTCGTCATGATTGCCAATGCAGATATCCGTTTAATGGTCCCGATGTTAATCTGGCTGGGTATTTACATCGGTCTACAATGTCTTTTTATCCCCAAATTAAAGGCTGCATCAATGGCACAAGCCGATGCTCGTTCTACCATGACCGGCAGAATTGTCGACAGTTATACCAATATAACTACCGTTAAGCTCTTTTCACATACACAACAAGAAGCTGAATATGCTCAAAGCAGTATGCACACCTTTCTACAAACTGTGTACCGACAAATGCGACTTGTAACAGGGATTAATGTGAGTGTCCAGCTCATAAACTACTTACTTGTATTTGCTATCGCTGCGATTTCTATCTATTTATGGAGCAGTAATGCCATCACTGTTGGTGCTATCACCATTGCTGTCAGCCTTTCTTTAAGACTCAATGGCATGTCTCAATGGATAATGTGGGAAATAAGCTCACTATTTGAAAATATTGGCACTGTTGCTGATGGGATCAATACATTGTCCAAACCCATCGAGATCCAAGATATTGATGATGCTTCAGAGCTGAATGTCTCTCACGGTGCCATTAGCTTTCATAACGTCTGCTTTCACTATGGTGAAAAAAAGGGCGTCATCGAAAACCTTGATCTTGATATTAAGCCTGGTGAAAAAGTGGGGGTAGTTGGCCGCTCTGGTGCAGGAAAATCGACGTTAGTGAATTTATTGATGCGTTTCCATGATGTCGAAAGCGGCATCATTGAAATAGATGGTCAAAATATTAACCATGTACAGCAGGATTCATTAAGAGCAAATATCGGTATGGTAACGCAAGATACTTCCCTACTGCATCGCTCTATTCGTGAAAACATTCTTTATGGTAACTCAGCAGCCAATGAGGATGAACTCCTCAATGCTATTAAACATTCTCAATCTTACGATTTTATCCAGACATTAACGGATTCTGATGGTCATAAAGGGTTAGATGCACAAGTCGGCGAACGTGGCGTTAAGCTATCAGGTGGGCAACGCCAACGGATCGCTATCGCAAGAGTGCTCTTAAAAAATGCCCCCATTCTCCTGCTCGATGAAGCGACATCTGCACTGGACTCAGAAGTAGAAGCCGCTATTCAAGAAAGCTTATATCAACTTATGGAAGGTAAAACTGTCATCGCCATAGCCCATCGACTTTCTACTATCGCTGCAATGGATAGATTAATTGTAATCGACAAAGGCTGTATTGTAGAACAAGGAACACATTTAGCATTAATTGCTTCACGGGGGATTTACGCTCAACTTTGGGCTCATCAAACCGGGGGGTTTTTAGGAGTAGACTAATATTTATAATGCTAAGAAGTGACATTTTAGACATAAAAAAACCACATTTAAGTGGTTTTTTTATTTATTATTAAGCTAAAAGCTAATATGGTGGAGCCTAGCGGGATCGAACCGCTGACCTCAACACTGCCAGTGTTGCGCTCTCCCAGCTGAGCTAAGGCCCCGTTTTACGCTTTTAAAACAGCATAAAATGTTAATAAGTGGTATCCCCAAGGGGATTCGAACCCCTGTTACCGCCGTGAAAGGGCGGTGTCCTAGGCCTCTAGACGATGGGGACCCGGACATTTATTCTTTAGACTCGATAAATAAAGAGTGGTCTATAAATTCAATTCCGAAGGCTGTTGAAATGAACCTGCTTTACCGCCATTTACCTCATCTCATTGAGATTCGATATCTGTCGTAGTCCTCGTTTACCTCCCACTAGACAATGGGAACGTAAGACTTACTTAAGCTCTAGTAAAAGAGCATGTCGACTCAAACTGAGTCTTTCATGTTTAACCGAATAAACATCAGTTAAATTTGAATTTTTGGTATCCCCAAGGGGATTCGAACCCCTGTTACCGCCGTGAAAGGGCGGTGTCCTAGGCCTCTAGACGATGGGGACCCGGACATTTATTCTTTAGACTCGATAAATAAAGAGTGGTCTATAAATTCAATTCCGAAGGCTGTGGAAATGAACCTGCTTTACCGCCATTTACCTCATCTCATTGAGATTCGATATCTGTCGTAGTCCTCGTTTACCTCCCACTAGACAATGGGAACGTAAGACTTACTTAAGCTCTAGTAAAAGAGCATGTCGACTCAAACTGAGTCTTTCATGTTTAACCGAATAAACATCAGTTAAACTTGAATTTTTGGTATCCCCAAGGGGATTCGAACCCCTGTTACCGCCGTGAAAGGGCGGTGTCCTAGGCCTCTAGACGATGGGGACCCGGACATTTATTCTTTAGACTCGATAAATAAAGAGTGGTCTATAAATTCAATTCCGAAGGCTGTGGAAATGAACCTGCTTTACCGCCATTTACCTCATCTCATTGAGATTCGATATCTGTCGTAGTCCTCGTTTACCTCCCACTAGACAATGGGAACGTAAGACTTACTTAAGCTCTAGTAAAAGAGCATGTCGACTCAAACTGAGTCTTTCATGTTTAACCGAATAAACATCAGTTAAATTTGAATTTTTGGTATCCCCAAGGGGATTCGAACCCCTGTTACCGCCGTGAAAGGGCGGTGTCCTAGGCCTCTAGACGATGGGGACCCGGACATTTATTCTTTAGACTCGATAAATAAAGAGTGGTCTATAAATTCAATTCCGAAGGCTGTGGAAATGAACCTGCTTTACCGCCATTTACCTCATCTCATTGAGATTCGATATCTGTCGTAGTCCTCGTTTACCTCCCACTAGACAATGGGAACGTAAGACTTACTTAAGCTCTAGTAAAAGAGCATGTCGACTCAAACTGAGTCTTTCATGTTTAACCGAATAAACATCAGTTAAACTTGAATTTTTGGTATCCCCAAGGGGATTCGAACCCCCTGTTACCGCCGTGAAAGGGCGGTGTCCTAGGCCTCTAGACGATGGGGGACCCGGACATTTATTCTTTAGACTCGATAAATAAAGAGTGGTCTATAAATTCAATTCCGAAGGCTGTGGAAATGAACCTGCTTTACCGCCATTTACCTCATCTCATTGAGATTCGATATCTGTCGTAGTCCTCGTTTACCTCCCACTAGACAATGGGAACGTAAGACTTACTTAAGCTCTAGTAAAGAGCATGTCGACTCAAACTGAGTCTTTCATGTTTAACCGAATAAACATCAGTTAAATTTGAATTTTTGGTATCCCCAAGGGGATTCGAACCCCTGTTACCGCCGTGAAAGGGCGGTGTCCTAGGCCTCTAGACGATGGGGACCCGGACATTTATTCTTTAGACTCGATAAATAAAGAGTGGTCTATAAATTCAATTCCGAAGGCTGTGGAAATGAACCTGCTTTACCGCCATTTACCTCATCTCATTGAGATTCGATATCTGTCGTAGTCCTCGTTTACCTCCCACTAGACAATGGGAACGTAAGACTTACTTAAGCTCTAGTAAAAGAGCATGTCGACTCAAACTGAGTCTTTCATGTTTAACCGAATAAACATCAGTTAAACTTGAATTTTTGGTATCCCCAAGGGGATTCGAACCCCTGTTACCGCCGTGAAAGGGCGGTGTCCTAGGCCTCTAGACGATGGGGACCCGGACATTTATTCTTTAGACTCGATAAATAAAGAGTGGTCTATAAATTCAATTCCGAAGGCTGTGGAAATGAATTTTTAATCATCTAGCTGATACCCATTAGACCTTGGTTCAGCTTCTTGTTTTTATACTCTATTAACAAGAATGAGTTGTGTTAGTTTGGTGGAGCCTAGCGGGATCGAACCGCTGACCTCAACACTGCCAGTGTTGCGCTCTCCCAGCTGAGCTAAGGCCCCTTTTCTAACCTAATCACATTTGAGCGTACTGCAATTATTCGTCGCTAGTGTCTCAACTGCGTGGCGCATTCTATGCAGCACACTCAAAAGTGTCAACTCGTTTTTTAGGAATTTATTCTATTTGCTACAAATTCAATCGCTTTGAGGATTCTTTGCTCACACCTAACCTTACCAACTAAAAATAAAGTAACATCAACACTAGGAGACATCCCAGCTCCCGTAACGGCGACACGCAAAGGCATCCCAACCTTCCCCATCCCAACGTCTAATTCTGCAGCGGTATCTTCAATCACTTGATGAATAACCTCTACAGTCCATTCATTTAACGCTATCAATTTCTGCTGTATTAGTTTTAGAGGTTCCATGGCGACACCTCTAAGATGCTTCTTAGCTGCCGTTTCGTCAAAGTCAGTAAAATCTTCATAAAAATAACGGCTAGAAGCGGCTAACTCTTTCAACGTTTTAGCCCGTTCTGATAATGCTGATACGACTTGAGCTAATGCAGGGCCATTTGTAATGTCGATATTTTGATCCACCATATGCCACTTCAGGTGCTCCGCAACATAATCAGGATCAAGTTCCTTTATATAATGCTGATTTAACCAAATCAATTTTTCTGTATTAAAAGCAGATGCCGCCTTATTAATATCATCAAGTTTAAACAACTGCTTCATTTCATCAATTGAGAAAACTTCTTGATCTCCATGTGACCAACCTAAACGCACTAGATAGTTAAGTAACGCTTCAGGTAGGTAACCATCATCACGATACTGCATGACACCAACAGCGCCATGTCGCTTTGAAAGCTTGGCTCCATCATCTCCTAAAATCATAGCCACATGCGCGTATTCAGGGATAGGTGCTCCAAGTGCTTTAAGAATATTAATTTGACGAGGGGTGTTATTAATGTGATCTTCGCCACGAACAACACACGTGATCCCCATATCCCAATCATCAACAACGACACAGAAGTTATAAGTAGGGGTGCCCTCAGTACGAGCAATAATGAGATCATCTAATCGTTCATTTGAGATTTCAATACGCCCACGAACGTGATCGTCAAATACGACACTGCCTTGCGTTGGGTTTTTAAAACGAATAACAAATGCCTCACTCGTTTCTTGTGGTGCTTTATCACGACAGCAGCCATCATATTTTTGCTGTAGGCCTTTTTCAGCCTGATCCTCACGCATAGCCTCTATGCGCTCACGTGAGCAGTAACATTTATAAGCACTGCCCTGCTCAAGCATTTGAGCAATAATTTCATTATAGCGATCAAAACGCTTAGTTTGGTAATAAGGGCCTTCATCCCAATTTAAACCTAACCACTGCATTCCCTCAAGAATGGCTTCACATGCTTCTGGAGTAGAACGCTCAATATCAGTGTCTTCAACTCTCAACACAAAGTCACCTTGATTGGCACGAGCATATAACCATGAATAAAGCGCTGTACGAGCGCCACCAACATGCAAAAAACCAGTAGGGCTGGGAGCAAAACGCGTCTTAATTGTCATAATGGAACACTAACCTATATAGAAAGCCTATATTTAATAGGCTCTACCAATGAATGTGCTACATATACTAACAGCCAAATAGGATTAGGGAAATTCCCCTCTCTCCTTAATCATAGGATAAAGCGCAATTCGTACTTTCATCATGCTTTTTTCACGTATTAAGCATACGCTCAATCACAATATGGTTAGGCTATTACCAAGAAGTTTTACCCAACATTATAAATTAGCACGGTATGAAGACGGGTAAAAACAACAAAGCGTCGAACAACAAATCAACAACTTGAGCAAAATTAAGACATGCTGTTGTTATTTTACTAAAAAACCGTTGACAGTAAATTCTTCATCCCTATAATACGGCCCACACAGCGAGGTCGATTAGCTCAGCTGGGAGAGCACCTCCCTTACAAGGAGGGGGTCACTGGTTCGAGCCCAGTATCGACCACCATTATCTTACAGAAAGTCTTAAATAAGATAAGTACAGCAACACAGTAAGCCCAGGTCGATTAGCTCAGCTGGGAGAGCACCTCCCTTACAAGGAGGGGGTCACTGGTTCGAGCCCAGTATCGACCACCATTATCTTACAGAAAGTCTTGAATAAGATAAGTACAGCAACACAGTAAGCCCAGGTCGATTAGCTCAGCTGGGAGAGCACCTCCCTTACAAGGAGGGGGTCACTGGTTCGAGCCCAGTATCGACCACCATTATCTTACAGAAAGTCTTGAATAAGATAAGTACAGCAACACAGTAAGCCCAGGTCGATTAGCTCAGCTGGGAGAGCACCTCCCTTACAAGGAGGGGGTCACTGGTTCGAGCCCAGTATCGACCACCATTATCTTACAGAAAGTCTTAAATAAGATAAGTACAGCAACACAGTAAGCCCAGGTCGATTAGCTCAG is a window of Shewanella sp. VB17 DNA encoding:
- a CDS encoding ABC transporter ATP-binding protein — protein: MFKKFESWIDPLSSQTPEQPPTGIYAFCRFYTRGFERPLILMSIITALLAVLEVSLFAFMGQLVDLLIASNPDTLFEKEGARLIGMTILVLFIIPTLVLLHALIVYQGLLGNYPMSIRWLAHRYLLKQSVSFYQNDFAGRIATKVMQTSIAVREAVTKILDVLVYILVYFITMLVMIANADIRLMVPMLIWLGIYIGLQCLFIPKLKAASMAQADARSTMTGRIVDSYTNITTVKLFSHTQQEAEYAQSSMHTFLQTVYRQMRLVTGINVSVQLINYLLVFAIAAISIYLWSSNAITVGAITIAVSLSLRLNGMSQWIMWEISSLFENIGTVADGINTLSKPIEIQDIDDASELNVSHGAISFHNVCFHYGEKKGVIENLDLDIKPGEKVGVVGRSGAGKSTLVNLLMRFHDVESGIIEIDGQNINHVQQDSLRANIGMVTQDTSLLHRSIRENILYGNSAANEDELLNAIKHSQSYDFIQTLTDSDGHKGLDAQVGERGVKLSGGQRQRIAIARVLLKNAPILLLDEATSALDSEVEAAIQESLYQLMEGKTVIAIAHRLSTIAAMDRLIVIDKGCIVEQGTHLALIASRGIYAQLWAHQTGGFLGVD
- the gltX gene encoding glutamate--tRNA ligase; protein product: MTIKTRFAPSPTGFLHVGGARTALYSWLYARANQGDFVLRVEDTDIERSTPEACEAILEGMQWLGLNWDEGPYYQTKRFDRYNEIIAQMLEQGSAYKCYCSRERIEAMREDQAEKGLQQKYDGCCRDKAPQETSEAFVIRFKNPTQGSVVFDDHVRGRIEISNERLDDLIIARTEGTPTYNFCVVVDDWDMGITCVVRGEDHINNTPRQINILKALGAPIPEYAHVAMILGDDGAKLSKRHGAVGVMQYRDDGYLPEALLNYLVRLGWSHGDQEVFSIDEMKQLFKLDDINKAASAFNTEKLIWLNQHYIKELDPDYVAEHLKWHMVDQNIDITNGPALAQVVSALSERAKTLKELAASSRYFYEDFTDFDETAAKKHLRGVAMEPLKLIQQKLIALNEWTVEVIHQVIEDTAAELDVGMGKVGMPLRVAVTGAGMSPSVDVTLFLVGKVRCEQRILKAIEFVANRINS